Part of the Planctomycetaceae bacterium genome, TGAAAAATCGTGTTTGCAACGACAATAGGTGTCGTGGCTCTGTGGGTAGAATCTGCCAGCCTTAGTGACAACAACAGAAAGACACCCGTGCTTCCATCAACACGCCCTCCGCTTCGACGTTTCCTTGCGATTGAAAGTGCCGTTCGTAGTGGTGCATATCCAAACTCCGAATCTCTGGCTGTCGAACTGGAAGTAGATGCCAGGACAATTCAGCGGGATATCGCGTTCCTGAAGGATCAACTTGGGGCGCCTTTAGTCTTCAGTCGGAAGCACAATGGCTATCTGCTGTCGGATCCATCGTGGACATTGCCGTCGTTTCAATTGACCGAAGGTGAACTTATCAGCGTTTTTCTGGCGGAACGATTGATCCGCCAGTATCGGGGGACGCCTTTCGAAACGGACCTCGCCCGAGCTTTCGACCGAATCACCCGAATGCTGCCTGAGGAAATCACCGTGAGCCTGAGTGCAGCAGCAGACACTCTTTCTGTCACTCCGTGCGTGCTGACCACACAGGATGTGGAAACCTTTCATAACCTGACCAGCGCCATTCAGCATCGTCGGAGGTTGCGACTGCTTTACTGGTCCGCTTCGCAGAATCTGGAAACCGAGCGGATGGTCGATCCTCTGCATTTATCACTGGTGGACAACGATTGGTACCTGATTGCGTATTGCCACACGCGGCGTGACGTCCGCATGTTTTCCACTGTGCGGATCCGACACGCCGACTCAACCGGGCAAACCTTCGAGCGGCCTGTTGATTTTGACATCAATACCTACCTGGGGAACAGCTTTCGCGCTGTCCGCGGCGAGAGCGATCAAACCTGGCAAGTGACCCTGAAATTCCGCTGCGAAATGGCTGGCCGCATCAAAGAGAAAATCTGGCATCACACCCAGCAACTTGAGCCGCAGCATGACGGCAGCCTTCTGATGAAACTCACTGTCAGCAGCCTGATCGAAATCCGCCGTTGGGTGCTGTACTGGGGAGCAGACTGCCAGGTGCTGGAACCGGAGGAATTGAAGCAGAGGATCAGCCAGGATCTTCGCGAGATGCTGGCTCAATTTACGGAGAATTCTGCGACCGGCTGATCGTTGCACCAAGAATCAATCTGCGCGGATTGGTACTGAAGAACCTCTTTTCCTTGTTTTGCAACGTATCGCCTGACGGCATCAACGAAAAAATCATGCATCACTGAAATGAACATTAGATCAGTAGTAACATGCTCAACGCCTCTCGGCATCCCTTCAGATTAGTTGCGAAAATTCGAAGATTTCTGGGAAAACTTCGCAGATTCGCGACTTAGTAGACATC contains:
- a CDS encoding WYL domain-containing transcriptional regulator; this translates as MFATTIGVVALWVESASLSDNNRKTPVLPSTRPPLRRFLAIESAVRSGAYPNSESLAVELEVDARTIQRDIAFLKDQLGAPLVFSRKHNGYLLSDPSWTLPSFQLTEGELISVFLAERLIRQYRGTPFETDLARAFDRITRMLPEEITVSLSAAADTLSVTPCVLTTQDVETFHNLTSAIQHRRRLRLLYWSASQNLETERMVDPLHLSLVDNDWYLIAYCHTRRDVRMFSTVRIRHADSTGQTFERPVDFDINTYLGNSFRAVRGESDQTWQVTLKFRCEMAGRIKEKIWHHTQQLEPQHDGSLLMKLTVSSLIEIRRWVLYWGADCQVLEPEELKQRISQDLREMLAQFTENSATG